The [Bacillus] selenitireducens MLS10 genome includes a region encoding these proteins:
- a CDS encoding PTS sugar transporter subunit IIB has product MKVLCVCGMGFGSSLMLKMTAERVLESKGVQAEVEATDIGTASSTKADLILTNNEFASQLSGGGTEVKAIHNMASQDEVEAAIDEFLNK; this is encoded by the coding sequence ATGAAAGTATTATGCGTATGCGGAATGGGTTTTGGATCAAGTCTGATGCTGAAGATGACAGCGGAGCGTGTGCTTGAGAGTAAAGGCGTTCAGGCAGAGGTGGAAGCAACGGACATCGGAACGGCGTCAAGCACGAAAGCGGATCTGATTTTGACAAACAATGAGTTCGCGTCCCAGCTTTCCGGAGGCGGAACCGAAGTGAAAGCGATCCACAACATGGCAAGCCAGGATGAAGTGGAAGCGGCCATCGACGAATTTCTGAACAAATAA
- a CDS encoding PTS ascorbate transporter subunit IIC yields the protein MAFFEFLMNEILSLPEVLVGLIVLIGLVLQRAALAKVFSGTVKAIIGFVILGAGAGVLIGSLDALGGIIRDRFDIQGVIPNNEAIVALAQQTLGTETALIMGFGFLANILYARFTPLKYIFLTGHHTFFMAALLSAVLGTAGMTGIPLVVTGSLILGFLMVLMPALAQPYMRKVTGGDDIAMGHFGTVGYLAAGFAGSVTGDPSKSTEDIKIPERWSFLRDSLVSTALTMIIMFLILVLIAGPTIVGEYSGGQNYIMFGLMQGITFAAGFSIIMAGVRMILTEIVPAFRGIAEKMVPGAKPALDVPIVFPYAPTAVIIGFISSFIAGLISMFLMGITALAVIIPGLVPHFFTGAGAGVFGNATGGKVGAAVGGAVNGVLISFLPAFLLPVLGGLGFENTTFGDSDFGVVGILIGLLANLFGG from the coding sequence ATGGCTTTTTTCGAATTTTTAATGAATGAAATCCTCAGTCTCCCGGAAGTGCTGGTCGGTCTGATCGTTCTGATCGGTCTCGTCCTGCAGCGGGCGGCGCTTGCGAAAGTCTTCTCGGGAACAGTCAAGGCGATCATCGGTTTCGTTATTCTCGGTGCCGGTGCCGGCGTCTTGATCGGTTCTCTTGACGCCCTCGGCGGGATCATTCGTGACCGCTTTGATATTCAGGGGGTTATTCCGAACAACGAGGCCATTGTGGCCCTCGCCCAGCAGACGCTCGGGACAGAAACAGCACTCATTATGGGTTTTGGTTTTCTTGCAAACATTCTCTATGCACGGTTCACACCGCTTAAGTATATTTTCCTGACCGGTCACCATACGTTCTTCATGGCCGCGCTGCTCTCAGCGGTTCTCGGAACGGCCGGGATGACAGGGATTCCCCTCGTCGTTACCGGTTCCCTGATTCTCGGGTTTTTGATGGTCCTGATGCCGGCCCTCGCTCAGCCTTACATGCGTAAGGTCACGGGCGGTGACGACATTGCCATGGGTCACTTCGGTACGGTCGGTTATCTTGCCGCCGGTTTTGCCGGCAGTGTGACCGGGGATCCGTCGAAGTCCACTGAAGATATCAAGATTCCGGAGCGCTGGTCGTTCCTGAGAGACTCCCTCGTCTCCACGGCGCTCACGATGATCATCATGTTCCTGATCCTTGTCCTGATTGCAGGACCAACGATTGTCGGGGAGTACAGCGGCGGACAGAACTATATCATGTTCGGTCTTATGCAGGGGATTACGTTCGCAGCCGGGTTCAGCATCATCATGGCCGGTGTGCGTATGATCCTGACAGAAATCGTCCCTGCCTTCAGAGGGATTGCAGAAAAAATGGTCCCAGGTGCGAAGCCGGCCCTTGATGTGCCGATCGTCTTCCCTTACGCACCAACGGCAGTTATCATCGGCTTCATCAGCAGCTTTATCGCAGGTCTCATCAGCATGTTCCTCATGGGGATCACCGCCCTTGCGGTCATCATTCCGGGTCTCGTCCCGCACTTCTTTACAGGTGCCGGTGCAGGGGTATTCGGGAATGCCACCGGTGGTAAAGTCGGGGCAGCCGTCGGCGGTGCCGTCAACGGGGTTCTGATCAGTTTCCTTCCGGCGTTTCTCCTGCCGGTCCTCGGTGGACTCGGTTTTGAGAATACGACCTTCGGTGACTCCGACTTCGGGGTTGTCGGGATCCTGATCGGGCTGTTGGCCAACCTGTTTGGCGGATAA
- a CDS encoding Cof-type HAD-IIB family hydrolase, with protein sequence MVKAVALDMDGTLLDDQHQVSEELTALLRRWQGMGIRFFLATGRTAREAADVLPKQLKPDGIVGANGMVVMIDGKEIDAHEVPVPLTEALVDGARKRGIYYEIHPAEGPRVAFQEDRQILENETDFRIDTGVAAHEAKSREEAVANKIHWVDACPTERIIKIYFFHRKKKTMTAWKEEVEGLKERFSFTTSSSSEHNVEVMAAGVNKATGVETLLEHYGLDRSDLLAIGDANNDLPLLKMAGQAAVMQNGSEEVKRAIRDVTPKTNDENGVYDYLLQLEMKME encoded by the coding sequence ATGGTAAAGGCAGTTGCACTGGATATGGATGGCACATTGCTCGATGACCAGCACCAGGTCAGTGAGGAACTGACGGCGCTTCTCAGGCGCTGGCAGGGGATGGGGATCCGCTTTTTCCTTGCGACAGGGCGGACGGCCCGGGAAGCGGCGGACGTATTGCCTAAGCAACTGAAGCCCGACGGGATCGTCGGGGCAAACGGAATGGTCGTCATGATTGACGGTAAGGAAATCGACGCCCATGAAGTGCCGGTTCCCCTCACAGAAGCCCTCGTGGACGGCGCCCGGAAACGCGGCATCTACTATGAGATTCATCCGGCAGAAGGCCCGCGCGTCGCCTTTCAGGAAGACCGTCAGATTCTTGAGAACGAGACGGACTTCCGCATTGACACCGGGGTTGCGGCCCATGAAGCGAAGTCCCGGGAAGAAGCGGTGGCCAATAAGATTCACTGGGTCGATGCATGTCCGACCGAGCGGATCATCAAGATCTATTTCTTTCACCGGAAGAAAAAGACGATGACGGCCTGGAAGGAGGAGGTTGAGGGATTGAAAGAGCGGTTTTCCTTCACCACATCATCCTCGTCCGAGCATAACGTGGAAGTGATGGCCGCAGGCGTCAACAAAGCGACAGGAGTCGAGACGCTCCTTGAGCATTACGGACTTGACCGCTCCGATCTCCTCGCCATTGGGGATGCGAACAATGATCTGCCGTTACTGAAGATGGCGGGCCAGGCAGCGGTCATGCAAAACGGTTCGGAGGAAGTGAAACGGGCAATCCGGGACGTGACGCCGAAAACAAATGATGAAAACGGGGTGTATGATTATCTCCTTCAACTGGAGATGAAGATGGAGTAA
- a CDS encoding LacI family DNA-binding transcriptional regulator, producing MTTIKDVAKYANVSVATVSRVLNKKGYVGKDSEKAVLDAIKALNYKPNSVARSLYHKSSKMIGLLMPDISNPFFPELARAVEDVALTYGYTVVICNTDEDEQKERRYLDALMQKYIDGLILTTNHLTKEEYESLDLPLVALDRIISEDIPTVVADNFRGAKEATSYLADAGCKLILHIRGPKGVHPADRRYEGFKETVEERGIANLVVEAGFKINQAEEVVYNLLKDYPQIDGIFASSDVMAAGAMKAASRAGKSIPQDIQLIGFDGIPLGEMLVPSLTTVAQPIYEMGAVSARLLIKQIEKKPLDQLNYVLDPTLVIRQTTRSVDE from the coding sequence ATGACAACAATCAAAGATGTTGCAAAATACGCAAACGTATCCGTCGCAACGGTCTCACGGGTGCTGAATAAAAAAGGGTATGTGGGCAAAGACTCGGAAAAAGCGGTACTTGATGCGATTAAAGCGTTGAACTACAAGCCGAACTCTGTAGCCCGTTCGCTTTATCACAAATCATCCAAAATGATCGGGCTTCTGATGCCGGATATTTCGAATCCGTTTTTCCCTGAACTTGCCAGGGCCGTGGAGGATGTGGCATTGACCTATGGCTATACCGTTGTCATCTGCAATACGGATGAAGACGAGCAAAAAGAAAGACGGTATCTTGATGCACTGATGCAAAAATACATTGACGGATTAATATTAACGACGAATCACCTGACGAAAGAAGAATACGAAAGCCTGGATCTGCCTCTTGTTGCTTTGGATCGAATCATCAGTGAAGACATTCCCACGGTCGTGGCAGATAACTTCCGTGGAGCAAAGGAAGCCACTTCTTATCTAGCAGACGCAGGCTGTAAGCTGATTCTCCATATCCGCGGGCCGAAAGGTGTTCATCCGGCTGACCGGCGGTATGAAGGATTTAAAGAGACCGTGGAAGAACGGGGGATTGCAAATCTCGTTGTGGAAGCGGGCTTCAAAATCAATCAGGCTGAAGAAGTCGTCTACAATCTCCTCAAGGACTACCCGCAGATCGACGGCATTTTTGCCAGCAGTGATGTGATGGCAGCCGGGGCGATGAAAGCGGCAAGTCGGGCAGGGAAATCAATCCCTCAGGATATCCAGCTGATCGGATTTGACGGCATTCCGCTTGGGGAGATGCTCGTTCCTTCATTGACGACAGTTGCCCAACCGATCTATGAGATGGGTGCTGTATCAGCAAGGCTTCTGATTAAGCAAATTGAGAAAAAACCTTTGGATCAATTAAACTATGTGCTTGATCCGACCCTGGTAATCAGGCAGACAACAAGGAGTGTTGATGAATGA
- the rbsK gene encoding ribokinase encodes MKVPKITVVGSINMDMVIQTDRAPEQGETVLGRGFQMIPGGKGANQAVAAARLGADVTMIGAVGDDPFADVLLSHLRKEGLRVDDVEPVTGCATGVASIVLSEGDNRIIVAPGANAELSKAQIDRVKPTLQDSDLVVMQLEIPLEIVECVTGYCSEHGVPVLLNPAPAMALSEKLLGQISYLTPNESEEQALRPYATLSDEQWIVTMGSRGVRFMENGEERTVGGYATEVVDTTGAGDTFNGALATELAKGSPLKEAIEFANAAAALSITRLGAQTGMPKAEDVHAFMKKMR; translated from the coding sequence ATGAAGGTACCGAAGATAACGGTAGTTGGAAGCATTAATATGGACATGGTGATTCAGACCGACCGGGCTCCGGAGCAGGGAGAGACGGTTCTCGGCCGGGGATTTCAGATGATCCCTGGCGGCAAGGGAGCCAATCAGGCTGTTGCGGCAGCAAGGCTCGGAGCTGATGTGACGATGATCGGGGCAGTTGGCGACGATCCGTTTGCAGATGTGCTGCTCAGCCATTTACGTAAAGAAGGTCTCCGTGTTGACGATGTGGAACCGGTTACAGGTTGTGCGACGGGGGTTGCCAGTATCGTTCTTTCAGAAGGGGATAATCGCATTATTGTGGCCCCGGGGGCAAATGCAGAACTGAGTAAAGCGCAGATCGACCGGGTTAAACCGACGCTTCAGGACAGCGACCTTGTCGTGATGCAGTTAGAGATCCCGCTTGAAATTGTCGAATGTGTAACCGGTTACTGTTCAGAGCACGGGGTACCTGTTCTCCTGAATCCTGCACCGGCCATGGCATTATCTGAAAAACTCCTTGGACAGATCAGCTACCTGACACCGAACGAGTCAGAAGAGCAGGCATTACGGCCGTACGCCACCCTTTCGGATGAACAATGGATTGTGACGATGGGCAGTCGCGGAGTCCGCTTTATGGAAAACGGCGAAGAACGAACAGTCGGCGGATACGCTACGGAAGTTGTTGATACGACGGGAGCCGGCGATACCTTTAACGGTGCGCTTGCGACAGAGCTCGCAAAAGGAAGTCCCCTGAAAGAAGCGATTGAATTTGCCAATGCGGCCGCGGCACTTTCGATTACCCGGCTGGGGGCGCAGACAGGGATGCCGAAAGCGGAAGACGTTCATGCATTTATGAAAAAGATGAGGTGA
- the rbsD gene encoding D-ribose pyranase — protein MKKEGILNRDLAGIFAKLGHTDHIVIADCGLPIPDGVKCVDLSLKKGEPPFLHVLHTVLADLEVEKMVVAREISEHNPGLEEELIALGKEMNYIDHESFKIQVQKAKVVIRTGEVTPYANVILQSGVIF, from the coding sequence ATGAAAAAAGAGGGGATTTTAAACCGTGATCTTGCAGGTATCTTTGCCAAACTCGGTCATACTGATCATATCGTGATTGCTGACTGTGGCCTTCCGATTCCGGATGGTGTGAAGTGTGTGGATCTTTCACTTAAAAAAGGAGAACCGCCATTTCTACATGTGCTGCACACGGTTTTGGCAGACCTTGAGGTGGAGAAGATGGTCGTTGCCCGTGAAATCAGTGAACATAACCCGGGTCTTGAAGAGGAACTGATTGCCCTCGGTAAAGAGATGAACTACATCGATCATGAATCATTCAAAATACAAGTGCAAAAAGCGAAAGTTGTCATCAGAACCGGGGAAGTGACCCCCTATGCCAACGTGATTTTGCAGTCAGGTGTTATTTTCTAG
- a CDS encoding sugar ABC transporter ATP-binding protein, producing the protein MIRMSGINKSFSANHVLKDVEFELQGGEIHALMGENGAGKSTLMKILSGVYSRDSGEIEVNGKAVEYRHPKEAEKDGIAVIHQELNILPELTVAENLFLGKEMKAGPFGWLKTGEMNRKAAEQLSALGLDVDPATLAKHLSVGKQQLIEIAKSLMSNAKVIIMDEPTAALTGREIETLFDTIMELKGRGVSFVYISHRMEEIFRICDRITVLRDGVYTGTRATSDTTFDEIVSLMVGRELGERFPRVAHELGDVILQAKGYSLEGEFQGIDFDLKKGEILGIAGLMGAGRSELVETLFGYRRRTEGELIIEGKPVSFQSPQEAMMHGLGFVSEDRKSKGLIVDFSIKDNLNVTNLSGLSRYGWMQNDEETALYNDMKDKLGIRAFGKDQLVKSLSGGNQQKVVIAKWLATSPKILILDEPTRGVDIGAKKEIYQIISELSEAGVSIIMVSSELPEIIGMSDRVMVMCEGRLTGILSRDELNEERIMHFATGGDKYVQK; encoded by the coding sequence ATGATTCGAATGTCCGGAATAAATAAATCGTTCAGTGCCAATCATGTGCTGAAAGACGTGGAGTTCGAACTCCAGGGCGGTGAGATTCATGCACTCATGGGTGAAAATGGTGCCGGCAAATCAACGTTGATGAAAATTCTGTCCGGCGTATACAGCCGTGACAGCGGTGAGATTGAAGTGAATGGCAAGGCCGTTGAATACAGGCATCCGAAAGAAGCGGAAAAAGACGGGATTGCTGTGATTCATCAGGAATTGAATATTCTCCCTGAACTGACGGTGGCAGAGAACCTTTTTCTCGGCAAAGAAATGAAAGCAGGTCCGTTCGGTTGGCTGAAAACAGGTGAGATGAATCGAAAGGCGGCTGAACAGTTGAGTGCCCTCGGTCTTGATGTCGATCCGGCGACGCTCGCGAAGCATTTGTCTGTCGGGAAGCAGCAGCTTATTGAAATCGCAAAGTCACTGATGTCCAATGCGAAAGTCATCATCATGGATGAACCGACGGCCGCCCTGACGGGCAGAGAAATTGAGACGTTATTCGACACGATCATGGAACTTAAAGGACGCGGTGTCTCGTTTGTCTATATCTCGCACAGGATGGAAGAAATCTTCAGGATCTGTGATCGGATTACGGTCCTTCGTGACGGTGTTTATACGGGTACCCGCGCAACTTCAGACACGACGTTTGATGAGATCGTCAGTCTGATGGTCGGCAGAGAACTAGGCGAGCGTTTTCCGAGAGTCGCCCATGAGCTTGGTGATGTCATCTTGCAGGCGAAGGGATACAGTCTTGAAGGTGAGTTTCAGGGCATTGATTTTGATCTTAAGAAAGGCGAGATACTCGGGATTGCCGGTCTGATGGGCGCAGGTCGTTCAGAGCTTGTTGAAACCCTGTTCGGTTACCGAAGAAGAACAGAGGGCGAGCTGATCATTGAAGGAAAGCCGGTTTCATTCCAATCGCCGCAGGAAGCCATGATGCATGGTCTCGGTTTTGTATCTGAAGACCGAAAATCAAAAGGGCTGATCGTCGATTTCTCCATCAAAGACAATCTGAATGTCACAAATTTGTCCGGGCTTTCCCGTTACGGCTGGATGCAAAATGACGAGGAGACGGCCCTTTACAATGACATGAAAGATAAGCTCGGGATCCGGGCTTTTGGGAAAGATCAGCTCGTGAAATCACTCAGTGGAGGCAATCAGCAAAAAGTCGTCATCGCCAAATGGCTTGCTACCTCGCCTAAGATCCTGATCCTCGATGAACCGACAAGAGGTGTGGACATTGGTGCGAAGAAGGAAATCTATCAAATCATCAGTGAACTGTCAGAAGCAGGAGTCAGTATCATCATGGTGTCTTCTGAGTTGCCGGAAATTATCGGGATGAGTGACCGGGTGATGGTCATGTGTGAAGGGCGTCTGACGGGGATACTCAGTCGCGATGAACTGAATGAAGAACGGATCATGCATTTTGCCACAGGAGGAGATAAATATGTTCAGAAATAA
- the rbsC gene encoding ribose ABC transporter permease, protein MFRNKSIGSILVTLGPLIGLILIVVIISILNPAFLSPNNLMNVLRQVSINALIAFGMTFVILTGGIDLSVGSILALSGAVTATLMASGVDPVLSVLIGLLAGAALGAFNGIIIAKGKVAPFIATLATMTIFRGLTLVFTDGRPVSGLGDSTFFDMLGRGYLFGIPVPAVTMMVSFLVLYLILKKTTFGRRVYAVGGNEEAAVLSGINADRVKIYVYSLTGFLAALAGTILTSRLSSAQPTAGQMYELDAIAAVVLGGTSLTGGRGWIVGTLIGALIIGVLNNGLNLLGVSSFFQQVVKGSVILLAVLLDRKKNA, encoded by the coding sequence ATGTTCAGAAATAAGAGCATTGGCTCGATACTGGTGACGCTCGGTCCGTTAATCGGATTGATTTTAATCGTCGTCATTATTTCCATACTGAATCCGGCTTTCTTAAGCCCGAATAACTTGATGAATGTGCTCAGGCAGGTATCCATCAATGCGTTGATTGCTTTTGGGATGACCTTCGTCATCTTAACAGGCGGGATCGATCTGTCTGTGGGTTCAATATTGGCCCTTTCCGGGGCGGTAACGGCAACGCTTATGGCATCAGGGGTTGATCCGGTGCTCTCCGTGCTGATCGGTCTTCTGGCTGGTGCGGCCCTCGGGGCTTTTAACGGGATTATTATTGCAAAAGGAAAAGTGGCGCCATTTATTGCAACATTGGCGACGATGACGATATTCAGGGGACTGACCCTGGTGTTCACAGACGGCAGGCCGGTTTCAGGACTGGGTGATTCCACGTTCTTTGATATGCTCGGCCGCGGTTATCTCTTTGGTATTCCTGTTCCGGCTGTGACAATGATGGTGTCGTTTTTGGTTCTGTATCTGATCTTAAAGAAAACCACATTCGGCCGCCGCGTTTATGCCGTTGGCGGTAATGAAGAGGCAGCAGTTCTCTCAGGAATCAATGCGGATCGGGTGAAAATCTATGTCTACTCATTAACCGGTTTCCTGGCTGCCCTCGCCGGAACAATTCTTACATCCAGACTGTCATCCGCACAGCCGACTGCAGGTCAGATGTATGAGCTTGATGCCATTGCGGCCGTAGTTCTCGGTGGGACAAGTCTTACAGGAGGAAGAGGTTGGATCGTCGGCACGCTAATTGGTGCCTTGATCATAGGTGTACTGAATAATGGACTGAATCTGCTTGGTGTCAGTTCATTCTTTCAGCAAGTTGTCAAAGGCAGTGTAATTTTGTTGGCAGTTCTGTTGGATCGTAAAAAAAATGCGTAA
- the rbsB gene encoding ribose ABC transporter substrate-binding protein RbsB — MKNVLAVVMMLVLGMVAMACSTESPVNDGGNNAGGNDGGDGEITVGFSISTLNNPFFVTLQEGAEAHAEELGIELLMVDAQDDDAKQINDVEDLITQGVDVILINPTDSTSVVAAVEAANSAGIPVITVDRGADGGDVVAHIASDNVAGGEMAGELLIELVGDGADVAELEGISGSSAARERGEGFNNVAADALNIVTAQTANFNRAEGLTVMENILQGNPDLTGVFAHNDEMALGALEAAESAGREDLIIVGFDATDDAVAAVEDGRLAGTVAQQPLLIGQYALDAALQVANGEEVEDFIPVDLELVR, encoded by the coding sequence ATGAAGAACGTATTGGCAGTAGTCATGATGTTGGTGTTGGGTATGGTTGCCATGGCATGTTCGACAGAGAGTCCGGTGAATGATGGAGGTAATAACGCTGGAGGTAACGACGGCGGTGATGGTGAAATAACGGTTGGTTTTTCGATTTCCACGCTGAATAACCCGTTCTTTGTGACGCTTCAGGAAGGCGCGGAGGCACATGCAGAGGAGCTCGGTATTGAACTCCTTATGGTCGACGCACAGGACGATGACGCCAAACAGATTAACGATGTGGAAGATTTGATTACACAGGGTGTGGATGTCATTTTGATCAACCCGACGGATTCGACATCCGTTGTGGCAGCCGTTGAAGCAGCCAACAGTGCAGGTATTCCGGTGATTACCGTAGACCGCGGTGCAGATGGCGGCGATGTTGTCGCGCATATTGCATCAGATAACGTCGCTGGCGGTGAAATGGCCGGTGAACTGTTGATTGAACTTGTCGGAGATGGAGCTGACGTGGCAGAGCTTGAAGGGATCTCAGGGTCGTCCGCGGCCCGTGAGCGCGGTGAAGGCTTTAACAATGTGGCAGCGGATGCTTTGAATATTGTAACTGCGCAGACAGCGAACTTTAATCGTGCTGAAGGTTTGACGGTCATGGAGAACATCCTTCAGGGAAATCCGGATTTGACCGGTGTATTTGCCCACAATGATGAGATGGCACTCGGCGCACTTGAAGCGGCGGAATCAGCAGGAAGAGAAGATCTCATTATAGTCGGTTTTGATGCCACGGATGATGCAGTTGCAGCCGTCGAGGATGGCCGACTGGCCGGAACCGTTGCCCAGCAGCCGCTCCTGATTGGTCAGTATGCCCTTGATGCAGCGCTTCAGGTGGCAAACGGTGAAGAAGTGGAGGACTTTATTCCGGTTGATCTGGAATTGGTCAGATAA
- a CDS encoding permease codes for MTVFMKRYKWFLGLLIIWFTVFAVNQSAGLDAITVTGNSLLDMIMLLPPILVFVGLLDIWVKKDTLMTYMGPGSGFTGTVLAFLLGSISAGPLYVAFPIAALLLKKGVLVRNVVFFLGVWTVAKLPILIYEVASLGLTFTIIHVASGLIFFYFIGLFFERRFKQRDLLKYDPSEGSA; via the coding sequence ATGACCGTATTCATGAAGCGTTATAAGTGGTTCCTCGGACTTCTGATCATCTGGTTCACCGTCTTTGCCGTGAATCAGTCGGCGGGACTTGATGCGATAACCGTCACCGGCAACAGCCTCCTCGATATGATCATGCTTTTGCCACCGATCCTGGTCTTTGTCGGGCTCTTGGACATCTGGGTCAAGAAAGACACCCTCATGACCTATATGGGGCCCGGCTCCGGCTTTACCGGAACGGTTCTCGCATTTCTTCTCGGATCGATCTCGGCAGGCCCTTTATACGTCGCGTTCCCGATCGCCGCACTCCTTTTGAAAAAAGGCGTCCTCGTGAGAAACGTTGTCTTCTTTCTCGGCGTGTGGACCGTGGCGAAGCTGCCGATTCTGATCTACGAAGTGGCGTCCCTCGGGCTCACGTTTACAATCATCCACGTCGCGTCCGGACTGATCTTCTTCTACTTTATCGGCCTATTCTTTGAAAGACGCTTTAAGCAGCGGGATCTGTTGAAATACGATCCTTCGGAAGGAAGTGCCTGA
- a CDS encoding PadR family transcriptional regulator, protein MAKFQQGRHTAAFILLFLQDTPAYGGQLLQRLDEELPFNPIDSASLYRTLKQLEANGDIHSEWVQEGDDKPVKWYTITAQGRQTLALFHKDIRLRAQNLDFFLRTYQRTDGETH, encoded by the coding sequence ATGGCCAAATTCCAACAGGGCCGCCACACTGCGGCCTTTATTCTGTTATTCCTCCAGGACACCCCCGCATACGGCGGGCAACTCCTTCAACGTCTCGATGAGGAACTCCCATTCAACCCCATTGACAGTGCGAGTCTGTACCGGACCCTTAAGCAGCTCGAAGCAAACGGGGACATTCATTCCGAATGGGTGCAGGAGGGAGACGATAAGCCCGTCAAATGGTACACGATCACCGCACAGGGCCGGCAGACACTGGCCCTGTTTCACAAAGACATCCGGCTTCGCGCCCAAAACCTCGACTTCTTTTTGAGAACCTATCAGAGAACGGACGGTGAAACCCATTGA
- a CDS encoding sensor domain-containing diguanylate cyclase produces MEKHYLKAELEQAVREDPGIVDFIEAASLDGMWYWDLHNQEHEWMSPTFWTTLGYDPAEKKHLVSEWTDLIFEEDFKKIQQNLEEHFNDPNVPFSQTVRYKHKDGSTVWIRCRGMAVRDETGRPKRMLGAHVDITDLIKSRETLKMLSNEYEKVFNGTQDALFLIEILGQGKFRFIRNNRSHQEQTGISLEQIAGKTPQELLGTEGGEIVSANYQRAVDAGEMIRYEEELTLSGMTKIWETTMTPYMDADPPYLVGSAMDITERKKLKDQLEWMANYDDLTELPNRRKMMQQLEDAVETSAQANQSFALFFLDLDGFKEVNDAFGHKTGDKLLKLVAERLTASLRKEDFVARIGGDEFTGIMYDVICDDDLFVRMENIKNQIGEPASIAGKTVDIRASIGTVIFPNDGSDPEELLNKADKAMYKNKHGK; encoded by the coding sequence ATGGAGAAACATTACTTAAAAGCAGAACTTGAACAGGCTGTCCGGGAAGATCCGGGCATTGTGGACTTTATTGAGGCCGCGTCCCTTGACGGGATGTGGTACTGGGACCTTCATAATCAGGAGCACGAATGGATGAGTCCGACGTTCTGGACGACGCTTGGATACGACCCGGCAGAGAAGAAGCATCTTGTCAGTGAATGGACGGATCTCATCTTTGAGGAGGACTTCAAAAAAATCCAGCAGAACCTTGAAGAGCACTTCAACGATCCGAATGTGCCCTTCAGCCAGACGGTCCGCTATAAACATAAAGACGGCTCAACGGTGTGGATTCGCTGCCGCGGGATGGCCGTTCGGGATGAAACCGGTAGACCGAAGCGGATGCTTGGAGCGCATGTGGACATCACAGATCTGATTAAGTCTCGGGAGACGCTGAAAATGTTGTCGAATGAGTATGAGAAGGTCTTTAACGGTACACAGGACGCTCTATTTCTGATTGAAATTCTCGGGCAAGGTAAGTTCCGTTTTATCCGAAATAACCGTTCCCATCAGGAACAGACGGGTATATCACTTGAACAGATTGCCGGCAAAACCCCGCAGGAACTCCTCGGGACAGAAGGCGGGGAAATTGTCAGTGCTAACTACCAAAGGGCAGTGGATGCCGGTGAAATGATCCGCTATGAAGAAGAGCTGACCCTATCCGGGATGACGAAGATATGGGAGACGACGATGACGCCATATATGGACGCGGATCCTCCTTATCTCGTTGGCTCCGCAATGGATATCACAGAACGGAAAAAACTGAAAGATCAGCTGGAGTGGATGGCGAACTATGACGATTTGACAGAACTGCCGAACCGGAGAAAGATGATGCAGCAACTTGAGGATGCCGTGGAGACGTCGGCTCAAGCGAATCAGTCTTTTGCTCTGTTTTTTCTTGATCTCGACGGATTTAAAGAAGTGAATGATGCTTTTGGCCATAAAACAGGGGACAAACTGTTAAAACTGGTCGCAGAGCGGTTGACCGCATCTTTGAGAAAAGAAGATTTTGTTGCAAGAATCGGGGGAGACGAGTTCACGGGGATCATGTATGATGTGATCTGTGACGACGATTTATTTGTGAGAATGGAAAATATCAAGAATCAGATCGGCGAGCCAGCGTCTATTGCCGGAAAGACCGTTGATATCCGTGCTTCTATTGGTACGGTCATTTTTCCTAATGATGGAAGTGATCCGGAAGAACTTCTGAACAAAGCGGATAAAGCGATGTACAAAAATAAGCATGGTAAATGA